Within Deltaproteobacteria bacterium, the genomic segment CGAGTTGCTTCCCGAAGAAATCGAGGAGCTTTTTCCAGCCGTCCACCGCCTGCTCCTGACGGTAGGCGGGGCGGTCGTAGTAGAAGAAGCCGTGGCCGGCGCCGTCGTAGCGGTGGAACTCGTAGTCCTTGCCGTGCTTCTTGAGCTCGGCCTCGTGCTGGTCCACCTGTTCCGGCGAAGGGCTCTTGTCGTCGTTGCCGAAGATGCCCAGGATCGGGCAGGAGAGGTCGGCGGTGTAGTCGATGGGGGCGACGGGCTGCTTCTCGGTCAGGTCGTCGCCACTGGCCACCACGCGGCCGCCCCAGCACTCCACCACCGCGTCGAAGCCCTGGGCGCGGCAGGCGGTGAGAAAGGCGTGGCGCCCGCCCGAGCAGGTACCCCAGATGCCCACCTTGCCGTTGTGGTAGGGCATGGAGCGCAGGTAGTTCATGGCGCCCGTGAGGTCGCCCACCACCTGGTCGTCGGCCACGCCGCCGTCGGCGCGGATCTTGGCGGCCACGTCTTCCGGCGTGCCGGCGCCGGCCCGATGATAAAGGTCCGGCGAGATGGTGGCGAAGCCGTGGTGCGCGAGCCGGCGCGTGGCTTCCCGGTACCACTCGTCCCAGCCGGGCAGGTGGTGGATGGCCACCACGCCGGGGAACGGCCCCGCGCCCAGCGGACGCGCGTAATAGGCGTTGATGGTGTCGCCGTTGTGGCCCTGGATGGTGATGGTCTCGGCCAGCATGCCCTCGTATTGGTCGGTCGTGTACATGATTACCTCCTTCAAGATTTGCCTTGGATGAAACCGACTCCGAAGACGCCGCGAGGGTCTCGTGCGGCG encodes:
- a CDS encoding dienelactone hydrolase family protein; this translates as MYTTDQYEGMLAETITIQGHNGDTINAYYARPLGAGPFPGVVAIHHLPGWDEWYREATRRLAHHGFATISPDLYHRAGAGTPEDVAAKIRADGGVADDQVVGDLTGAMNYLRSMPYHNGKVGIWGTCSGGRHAFLTACRAQGFDAVVECWGGRVVASGDDLTEKQPVAPIDYTADLSCPILGIFGNDDKSPSPEQVDQHEAELKKHGKDYEFHRYDGAGHGFFYYDRPAYRQEQAVDGWKKLLDFFGKQLG